The Haematobia irritans isolate KBUSLIRL chromosome 1, ASM5000362v1, whole genome shotgun sequence DNA segment atataTCGAATGAAttgttaaagttaattttggaaatattttattaaaaatttgaaattgcttataCAAAAACATTTAAACCTAAATTAGCATGGTTTAGTGCGTtctccagactataagtttttccggacggaatggctgtgtttgtaaagaatcttacagaatgtccaatcgatacgaattgTCGGCGGTGACTAAATACtctgtaaatgtgttatcgatcccataaacatgcagcaatatcgattatgccttcgaacttaacttataatatggtcagtatatgggatatgttcgacacgggcactgtcgtccggataaacttatagtctgcacgGCGCATAAATGGAGTGTAATaggtagtagtaaaatttttgacgttTATTCACAGatgaaaatcaaatattatcaCGGTTAACAGCAGTATCTCCCTTATTTTTTCATGttcgaaaaggagattaattcaaatatattttgaaaattttccaatttgttgGGTGCATACGAACAACATAAATTGATAGCAACTTTCAAAATTCATGTACATTTTAACATTTCGTTCGATATTATTCAATTGCAATTAACatgtaaattgtttttgttaacATAAGTATTAAaactagtttataaaaattacaaatactGTATTTAAGTCCCTCCTTTCCCAAACTAGCTAATACGATGACATACATgatctgtattttttttaatggataatgttGTGTCTagctattgtaataaaaaccaAGCTAAATCAAACATGATTTCATGATACTATATAATagtaaatatcgaaatataatgcAATGAAAATTGATGATATTGTAAAGAAATCGaaagtgaaataaaaaacatgCATTCAATAagataaaatttagttttatttcaaaaccaaacaaaatgaaaaactcTACGAACTGCATGGAGTGATAATTTGGAGAGTTGTGTGATAGAGCTAGTAATGTTTAACATGAAAGTCCGAAGGCCTAATCGAtaatgctgcatgtttatgggatccatAACACATTTactgattatttagtcatcaacgaattgtcgtattgattggacacactgtaagattctttacaaacacagacattccgtccggaaaaacttatagtctgtaagaCGCATAATCGAAGCTACTACTTGTTAGtgtgatcgataacacatttatcgatatttAACTTATCGCCGACAATTCTTAGTTTAGCCACCCTGCAAGATTCTTTAAAGCACAGACATTtcgttcgaaaaaaaaaacttataatcTGAACGGTGCATTATGCCCCGAACATAACTCAGAGTGTGACCAATATCTGTGATATGTCTAAAAAATTGGACACGGCCATTATTGTTCGGATAAACGTATAATATGGACGACGCATTAGTCTAGGCTTAATGCGCAttacagttattccggacgacagtgctcgtgtcgaacatatcccatatattgtgcacattttaagttaagtccgaagacaTAATCTATACTGCTGCATATTTATGggatcatcgccgacaagtcgtatcgatcctacacactgtaagattctttacaaacaccgacattccgtctggaataactgatagtctgtaaagagcATAATGCGCCGtctggacgacagtgctcgtgtcaaaCATATCCCTGATATTGGTCACATTATAAGTTATGTTCGACGACATAATGGATACTGCAGCTTGTTGACatgtatttagtcatcgccgacagcgtagattctttacaaacacacgcAGACATTCCGTtcggaaaaacttatagtctggacggtGCATTAATGGGATCGATAGCACATTTATCGTTATTTTACTTACGTCCGACATTTCTTAGCGTtcggacacactgtaagattctttataaACACAGATCTTCCATCCGGAAAAACTTTTTAACTATCCGGCGCATTACACAATTTTTCCTTAAGTCTGAACGCTCCCTAAGATTCGATTTGTAATAGACCATTCACGTAGGCTTCCTTTTTTATAATGCGTCGTCCAGACTAAatgtttttccggacggaatgtctgtatTTGTAAAGAAAGAAAAGTTATAATCTGGATGGCGCTTTAAAGCATAGAAAAAAGCCAAATCATATGCCTGTTTTTTTCATTGTGTTTCGGCCTAAAGGGCGATTTAGTTCACCGTGTGAAGGTGGCATAACAAACACTGCTATTCACTTGAAATGAATAACATAGATGCCACATCTATTagaataatgcgctttacagattatcagttattccggacggaatgtcggtgtttgtaaagaatcttacagtgtgtcggatcgataagacttgtcggcgatgactaaataattggtaaatgtgttatcgatcccataaacatacagcagaatcgattatgccttcggacttaacttataatgtgcacaatatatgggatatgttcaacacgagcactgtcgtccggaataactgatagtctgtaaagcgcgtaACAGTAATGCCATATTGTCGTCGGTATCAACTCAGTCTACATGCTATCTgcggaaaaaattaattaattacaaaaattaaactaaGGACATTTCGTGGAGAAAATATTCATTAGAATATTCTACATAtcgtttttattgtattaatagCTAAAGTAAACGTTTAATTAGCGTTTGCAGAGACTCAAACAAGAGAGAATTGTGTgacgtgaaaaaaaaattataaaatcgtctTCTGAAGCCCAGCGAGACCGGAAAAAAGGAAAATACATATATTGAGTTTCTTTGTGGAGTTTTCTAGTTTTTAAGATAGTTTTTCTAagatattaatgttatttttacttAGCTACAGATAGATAATATCGATTTTTCCTTTCTCTAAATCATTCTTTGTCCCCAATTACCACTGtccaaatttcataatttcgtGAGGTACCCCccatttttacatattttttcttcccatatacatatatacattcgGACATCGCTTTgcgattaaataaattatttttctttgttaattaaatgtatttatgataaaaatatacaaaaaaaaaaacgaaacaaaaatatttgtaaaacctCTACGACcttcacaaaatatttaatgCGACGCtggcaaacaaaaaacaacttaacaaaatttttaaataaatatctaTAATGATGAATATCCAGACCATACAACATGTGGCCGATTGTGTTCCATTGTATATGCCGCACAGCCTATATCTCAAGCCTTTGGCCAAGTTGAATATATCGGTGGCATTGCCCTTGAATAAGATGGGCAAGTCCATTTCTAATCTAGACATCATGGAAAAGCTAAGTCATGCTTTGAAACCGGATAAATTCCTAGTGCTGAAGGTGAGACACGAAATTTGGCTGGAATGTTACCCTAAATAACTATTGGAAATGTAACTAATGTTAATCAAATTTCTGTGTCCTACAGGTCTCCAAGACTACAGTCGATTTCATACGTTTCGAGGCCGAATTGGATGATCGATCACGTTTGAGATCTTGCATTAATCGCCTGGATGGTGTATCCTTGAAAATATCAGGATTTCATGAAAGCTTTCGTGTGCGGGTGTCTGAAGCCAAAGATGAGTTTCCTACACGTCATGATTGGGACTCATTCTTTCGTGATGCTCATAAAATGGATGAAATGAAGGCAGGCGAAAGACCTGATACCATACATATTACCCATTTGCCAATTAAATGGTTTTGTCCCCGTCACATGGAGAACGATGATAATGTGAAGCCATCGGAGGGTATATTCAAgagaatatttgaaaaatttggctgcatacGTTGCGTGGATATACCCATATGTGACCCGTATCGTAATAAAATGAATACCGATATCAATGGCATGAAAACATTTGGTTTTGACCAAGAGATACTCTTTGAAGCGTAagtacaaaaagaaaaacaagactattttattttttacaaatatctAGAAAAAATAGTCTCATTTGTCAAACTACTTGAATTTTATGTCGGCAGTGCTGGTGGTCTGTAAACAAAATGTAGAATTTGCAACCGTATTTTATAAACCCCTTAAaaggccaatttcatgtaactcTGTAATAGGCTCTACACATTACACtca contains these protein-coding regions:
- the Xe7 gene encoding A-kinase anchor protein 17A isoform X5; the encoded protein is MMNIQTIQHVADCVPLYMPHSLYLKPLAKLNISVALPLNKMGKSISNLDIMEKLSHALKPDKFLVLKVSKTTVDFIRFEAELDDRSRLRSCINRLDGVSLKISGFHESFRVRVSEAKDEFPTRHDWDSFFRDAHKMDEMKAGERPDTIHITHLPIKWFCPRHMENDDNVKPSEGIFKRIFEKFGCIRCVDIPICDPYRNKMNTDINGMKTFGFDQEILFEAYVQFDEYVGFVRAMDEFRGMKLVKKFIDKTQAINIGVTFDTTKHLSDAQIQRRERVRKHIIAKAKAEEEEVERKKKMELLKLEEQKNQPCPG
- the Xe7 gene encoding A-kinase anchor protein 17A isoform X3, whose translation is MMNIQTIQHVADCVPLYMPHSLYLKPLAKLNISVALPLNKMGKSISNLDIMEKLSHALKPDKFLVLKVSKTTVDFIRFEAELDDRSRLRSCINRLDGVSLKISGFHESFRVRVSEAKDEFPTRHDWDSFFRDAHKMDEMKAGERPDTIHITHLPIKWFCPRHMENDDNVKPSEGIFKRIFEKFGCIRCVDIPICDPYRNKMNTDINGMKTFGFDQEILFEAYVQFDEYVGFVRAMDEFRGMKLVKKFIDKTQAINIGVTFDTTKHLSDAQIQRRERVRKHIIAKAKAEEEEVERKKKMELLKLEEQNSLAHFLRNQPCPG
- the Xe7 gene encoding A-kinase anchor protein 17A isoform X4, which translates into the protein MMNIQTIQHVADCVPLYMPHSLYLKPLAKLNISVALPLNKMGKSISNLDIMEKLSHALKPDKFLVLKVSKTTVDFIRFEAELDDRSRLRSCINRLDGVSLKISGFHESFRVRVSEAKDEFPTRHDWDSFFRDAHKMDEMKAGERPDTIHITHLPIKWFCPRHMENDDNVKPSEGIFKRIFEKFGCIRCVDIPICDPYRNKMNTDINGMKTFGFDQEILFEAYVQFDEYVGFVRAMDEFRGMKLVKKFIDKTQAINIGVTFDTTKHLSDAQIQRRERVRKHIIAKAKAEEEEVERKKKMELLKLEEQNLAHFLRNQPCPG
- the Xe7 gene encoding A-kinase anchor protein 17A isoform X2, which gives rise to MMNIQTIQHVADCVPLYMPHSLYLKPLAKLNISVALPLNKMGKSISNLDIMEKLSHALKPDKFLVLKVSKTTVDFIRFEAELDDRSRLRSCINRLDGVSLKISGFHESFRVRVSEAKDEFPTRHDWDSFFRDAHKMDEMKAGERPDTIHITHLPIKWFCPRHMENDDNVKPSEGIFKRIFEKFGCIRCVDIPICDPYRNKMNTDINGMKTFGFDQEILFEAYVQFDEYVGFVRAMDEFRGMKLVKKFIDKTQAINIGVTFDTTKHLSDAQIQRRERVRKHIIAKAKAEEEEVERKKKMELLKLEEQNFLSSLAHFLRNQPCPG